One window of Cohnella hashimotonis genomic DNA carries:
- a CDS encoding LysR family transcriptional regulator, with protein sequence MNIENIEAFVHVLHYGSFNKAAEALFLSQPSVTARIQSLERELDCQLFDRVGKQVLLTNKGKLFRPYAEQLLDTYRKGKQQVRQTQAAKEEVRIGCTVSAAQYLLPLILPAFRRKHPALRLKLTTATSEEIGARVLSKELDIGFVRKFNHPGLHSAVLYEDPIRLYVHSEHALATNPQPRIEDLSREPLLFFECGALDWLRIHRVFESQGLLPNLILQTDNAETAKRLLLQQEGICFLPGMSVRREEREGTLVPIGFQETAGIGLMTSLINGQGENEAFARSLKEIAAQVLSGADSAYRIV encoded by the coding sequence TTGAATATCGAAAATATCGAAGCCTTCGTGCACGTTCTTCATTACGGCAGCTTCAACAAAGCGGCGGAAGCGCTTTTTCTGTCTCAGCCATCTGTTACGGCGCGGATTCAATCGCTCGAGCGCGAGCTGGACTGCCAGCTGTTCGACCGGGTGGGCAAACAGGTGCTGCTGACGAACAAAGGCAAGCTGTTCAGGCCGTACGCCGAGCAGCTGCTCGATACGTACCGCAAGGGCAAGCAGCAGGTTCGGCAGACGCAAGCCGCCAAGGAAGAGGTGCGGATCGGTTGTACCGTTTCGGCAGCTCAATATTTGCTGCCGCTGATTCTTCCTGCGTTCAGAAGAAAACACCCCGCGCTGCGGCTGAAGCTGACGACGGCGACTTCCGAGGAGATCGGCGCGCGCGTGCTGTCCAAGGAGCTCGACATCGGCTTCGTCCGCAAATTCAATCATCCCGGCCTCCATTCCGCCGTCCTGTACGAGGATCCGATCCGTCTATACGTTCACAGCGAGCACGCGCTGGCGACCAACCCGCAGCCTCGCATCGAGGACCTCTCGCGGGAGCCGCTTCTCTTTTTCGAGTGCGGCGCGCTCGACTGGCTGCGCATTCACCGCGTTTTCGAGAGCCAGGGGCTGCTGCCCAATCTGATTCTGCAGACGGACAACGCCGAGACGGCCAAGCGTCTGCTGCTGCAGCAGGAAGGCATCTGCTTCCTGCCTGGCATGAGCGTCCGCCGCGAGGAGCGCGAAGGAACGCTCGTTCCGATCGGTTTTCAGGAGACTGCTGGCATCGGTCTGATGACGAGTCTGATTAACGGGCAAGGGGAAAACGAAGCGTTCGCGCGCTCGTTAAAAGAGATCGCAGCCCAGGTGCTATCGGGCGCGGATTCCGCTTATCGGATAGTGTGA